CGGAGGGCCTGAAGGCGGACCTGGAGCAGTGCGCCGCGCGGTGGGATTCGGGCGCGGAGCTCGCCCCTTTCCCGCTCGGTGCCGCGGATGCGCTGGATTGGTTTCGCATCCCCGAGAAGCTCTACGGCCGGACGGACGACGTGGCGGCGCTCCTGGACGCGTTCGATCGCGGCCTCAAGGTGGGAAGATGCGCGCTGGCGCTCGTCTCGGGGTATTCGGGCGTCGGCAAGTCGTCGCTGGTGAACGAGGTCTTCAGGCCGCTGGTGCGCGAGCGTGGCTTGTTCGCGTCCGGCAAGTTCGATCAGCTCAATACCGGGGGCCCGTACTCCGTCCTGATGTCCGCCCTCCGGCAATGCACCCAGCAGATCCTGGCCGAGGGCGAAGCGGAGACGGCCGTGTGGAAGGAGCGCATCCAGCGAGCGCTCGGTCCGAACGGCCAGCTCGTGGTCGACCTGCTTCCCCAGCTCGAGCTCATCATCGGAAGGCAGGCCCCGGTGGAGGAGCTGGGGCCGGCCGAGTCGCTGAATCGGCTCCACGAGGTCTTCGCCCATTTCTTCGGCGCCCTCAGTCAGGACCATCGCCCGCTCGTCCTCTTTCTCGATGACCTCCAGTGGGTGGATCCGGCAACGCTCGCCCTCCTCCAGCACGTCATCCCCCACCCGGATGCGGGCTGCCTCTTCGTGATTGGCGCCTACCGCGACAACGAGGTGACGCCCTCCCACCCGCTGATGATGGCGCTCGACTCGCTGCGCCGGGCGGAGGTCCCGATCACCGACATCGTGCTCTCGCCGCTCGGGCTCGAGCACATCCAGCAGCTGGTCGCGGAGACGCTGCACACCGACGAGGCGAGGGTACTGCCGCTCGCGCGCCTTCTCGTCGACAGGACCGGAGGCAACCCGTTCTTCCTCACCCAGTTCCTCGGTACCCTCCACCGGGAGAAGCTCCTCCAGTTCGATGTGGCGACGCGCGAGTGGGTCTGGGAGCTGGCGCGGATCCAGGCCAAGGGCTTCACCGATAACGTGGTGGCCCTGATGGTCGCGAAGCTGAGGGAGCTTCCGCCCGCCACCCTGGACGCACTCAGGGTCGCCTCGTGCATTGGCAACACCTTCGATTCCGAGGACGTCTCCGGGCTGGTGCAAGAGTCCCCCAAGGAGCTCGAAGCGAATCTCCTCGACGCCGTCAAGGAGCGGCTGATTCTTCGCTTCGAGCATGCGTACAGGTTCCTGCATGATCGCGTCCAGCAGGCCGCCTATCTCCTCACCCCGGAGGAGCAGCGCGTCCGGCTACACCTGCGGATCGGACGGATGCTGCGCACGCGCCGGCCGTCAGCGGTGTTCGAGATCGTCAACCATCTCAATCTCGCGGCGGCACTGATCGACGGCCGAGACGAAGCGATCGAGCTGGCGCGGCTCAACCTGGAGGCAGGCGAGAGCGCGATGCGGTCGGGTGCCCATGCGGCCGCGTTGAGCTACCTCGCCGCTGGTTGTGATTGCGTGGGCGAGGGCGGGTGGGAGTCCCATTACGAGCTGACCTACGCGCTCTCCTTCCAACAGGCTCAGTGCCAGATCATCAGCGGACAGCTCGGGGCCGCGGAGGCGAAGATCTCCACCCTCCTCACGCGCGCCCGGAGCCGGACGGAACAGGCCAACGTGCACCGCCTGAAGGTGGATCTCCACGGGACCCGAGGCGAGTTCCCCCAGGCCGTCGAGGCGGCGCTCTCGTGTGCGCGGCTGTTCGGGATCGAGCTGTCTCCACGGCCAACTCCCGAGGCGCTGAGGGCCACGGTGCAGGCCATGTGGGATGAGCTGGCTCGACGCAAGCTCGAGTCGATCGCGGACCTGCCGCCGATGACGGACCCGGAGCAGAGGGCCCTCCTGGCGCTCTTCGCGGCGGTCCTGCCGCCGGCGTACTTCATCAACCCGGATCTGCACGATCTGCTCGCATGCCAGATGGTGGGTGCCAGCCTCCGCCACGGAAACGCGGACGTCTCCGTCATGGGCTACGTCGTCTTCGGGCAGGCGATCGGACATGTCCTCAGGAAGTGGCGTGAGGCGGTTCGTCTCGGCGCGCTCGCGGTCGACCTGATGGACAGGCGGGGCATCGTCGGGAGCCGGGCGAAGGTGTGCCTCGTCATCGGAGGCTTCATCAACCACCGGGTCCAACACCTCCGGGACGTGCTCCCGCTGTTCCAGGTCAGCTGGTCCGCCGCACGCGAGGCCGGAGAGCTCACCTTCGCCTCCTATTCCAGCATGAACATGGTGGTGTTCCGGTTCATGATGGGTGACCACCTCGAGGATGTCATCGCGGAGGCCGAGACCTCCATGGACTTCACCCGTCGCACGAGAAATGACGCGATCTGGGTGCCCATCGCGGATCTCCGAGAGGTGGTGGAGTGTCTGCGGCAGAAGACGGAGCCTCCCCCGGTGCCGCCGGACGTGGGGACCGGGCTGCGCGCCGTCCCGTTCATTTCGTTCATGTTCTACAGGTACCGGCTGCTCTGCGGGCTCATCTACGGAGACACCCCGGGGGCCGTGGAGATGGCCCGGAAGGGAAGGGATTTCCTCGCTTCCTACACCGGCCAGATCGGCGTCGCGGAGTACCACTACCACACGGCCCTCGCGCTGGCCCGGCACCATGACGCGGTGCCGCCCGAGGTGCAGCGGGAGTACCTCGGCCAGATCGAAGACAATCTGGCGGTGCTCCAGGAGTGGGCCGAGACGGGCCCCGAGAACCATGCTCATGCGCATGCGCTCATCTCCGCGGAGCTCGCCCGGCTCCGGGGGAACGTCGGAGAGGCGATGCGGCTGTATGAAGACGCCATCCGCCAGGCGCGCGAGAATGGCTTCATCCAGAACGAGGCGCTCGCGTACGAGGTCGCGTCGGAGTTCTATCGGGCCCGTGGAATCGAGACCGTTGCCCTGGCGCACCTGCGCGAGGCCCGGCGCGCCTACCTGCAATGGGGTGCGCACGGCAAGGTGAAGCAGCTCGATATGAAGTACCCGCACCTGGTCAGGTCCGGTGCGAGCACCACCAGCGGCGGCACGAGCCCGGCCACGGACGAAGCGTTCAACCTGATGACGGTGGTGAAGGCGCAACAGGCGATCTCCAGGGAGATCGTCCTCGAAGGCCTGTTGAAGACGCTGATGTGCATTCTCATCGAGAGTGCGGGGGCGGAGCGGGGTTGCCTCCTCCTGAGCCGTGACGACACCTTGTTCGTCGAGGCGTGGGCGGAGGTCGAGCAAGAGGAGATCAAGGTCGACGCCGCGCGGGTACCGATCGAGGGATCGGATCGCCTGCCCCTCTCCATCGTGAGCTACGTCAAGCGCTCGCTCGAGAGCCTCATCCTCGCGGACGCGGACGCCGACAGCAGGTTCGCCTCGGACGAGTACGTCGTGCGGACGAAACCCCGGTCCATCCTGTGCATGCCAGTGATGGGCCAGGCGAAGCTGGCGGGCGTCCTCTACCTGGAGAACAGGCTGGCCGCGGGCGTGTTCACACCGAGCCGGCTCGCGGTCCTCGAGGTCCTGGCGTCGCAAGCCTCGATCTCGCTGGCCAACGCGAAGCTTTACGCGAGCGTCCAGCAGGCCGAGGAGGCGCTGCGGCGATCTCACGACGAGCTCGAGCGGCGCGTCGAAGAGCGGGCGCGCGAGCTGCGGCGCGCGCAGGCCGAGCTGTTGGACACCGCGCGGCGCGCCGGAAGGGCGGAGATCGCCGCGGATGTGTTGCACAATGCCGGGAACATCCTCAACAGCGTGAACACCTCGGCGGGACTCGTGGCATCCAAGCTGCGGCAGTTCCACGTGTCGAAGCTGGCCAGGGCCGCGGCCCTCCTGCAGGAGCACGCGGCGGACATCGGGGAGTTCCTGGTGAAGGATGAGGCTGGCAAACGGCTGCCCACGTACCTCACCCTGCTGGCGGAGACGATGCGGGAGGACCTGGATTTCACGCTGGGCGAGGTGGATTCCATGGTGGCGAGCGTGGAGCACCTCAACGAGGTGGTGCGGACTCAGCAGGCCTATGTCGGGGTCCTGGAAGCGGCGGAGTTGATCCACCCGGAGGATCTGCTGGAGAACGCATTGAGGATGAACACCCCCGCACTGGAGCCTCTGCGGGTGCGAATCATCAAGGACTACGCGGCGCTGCCGGCTCTCCTCCTCCAGAGGAGCAGGGTGGTGCAGATCCTGGCCAACCTCATCAGCAACGCCGCCTGGGCGCTGAGTGAGAGCGAGCGAGAGGCGAAGTGGATCAGGCTCGAGATCGAGGTGAAGGGGGAGCAGTCGCTGAGGATCTCCGTGGGCGACAATGGGGTGGGGATCGCGCCGGAGAACGTGGGGAAGCTCTTCCGCCCTGGCTTCTCCACGAGGAAGGACGGGCACGGCTTCGGGCTCCACAGCAGCGCCCTCACGGCGAAGGCCATGGGCGGTTCGATCCTGGTGGAGAGCGAGGGACCGGGCAGGGGCGCCCTGTTCACCCTGGAGTTGCCCCTGGTGAAACCCCCGTCTTGAGTGGCTGAAGGAACGGCCCAGGTCACAAGTTCACGCCAGCACCTCCATCCCCCCAGGGGGTTTTGAACCCATCAGGAGGATGAAGAGCGTGATTTCCACCAACACGGCGCAGTTGGAGACAGTCGAAGCGAGCAGCGATGTCCACGAGCAGTTGATCACCTTGTTACAGCACCATAACGCCACCTTCCGGGTCATGGAGCATCCGCCCGAGGGGCAGACAGAGCTCGCCAGCCTCCTTCGCGGGCACTCGCTGTCCCAGGCCGCGAAGTCGCTGGTGTTGATGGTGAAGCAAGGCAAGCGCGTGAGCCGGTACTTCCTCTGTGTCGTGCCTGGCGACTATCGGGTGGACATGGCCATGGTGAAGCGGTTGGTCAGTGGAACGTACGCCGCCCTCGCGCCCGCGAACCACGCCGAGCGACTGACCGGCTGCACCATGGGCGCGGTTCCTCCTGTCTCGCTCCACCCGGACCTGGAGCTGCTCGTGGATCCCAAGCTGCTGGAGAACCAGGAGATCGTCTTCAACTCGGGCCGCCTGGACCGCTCCATCTTCCTTGCCCGGGATTGCTACGTCCGCATCTTCAAGCCCTGGGTGTCCCGCATCACTTGACCTTCGACACCTCGGGGCCCACTCCGCCAACGGCGAGTGGACCCCGAGGCGCGCCGGCGAGGCAATGCCGGACACGGGGACCCATCAGCTCCAGATCACCGCTTCATCCAGCCCATCCCCAGGCAACCCGATGAAGAAGCCCAGCGTCAGCCGATTCGAGCCGCCCACCCGCTCGATGGCGTGGTAGTAGGTCGGGTTGAGCAGATACACGTCGCCCGTGTGCGGTTTGAAGACGTTGCAGGCATGCCCCCGGACCACCTGCTCGTCGTACCCCAGGCCTCCCGGGATTTTGTAGACCTCGTCTTCCGGATGCCACTGCTTGCGGTAGTGGTACAGCTCGCCTCCGGTGTCGCACTCCTGGATGCATACCACGCAGCTCAACTGCTGCTTGAGCCGTGCCAGCAGCAGCGGGGTGCTGGCCGCATCGCGCATGACGTTGTCGTTGTGCAAGGGATTGCGGACCCCGTCGGCATGAATCCGCACGATGCACTCGGCGTAGCAGCGGCCGTCTGGCTCGCGGGCGGTCTCGAACGAGCGCAGCCCCAGCACCTCCTTGAGGCGTGCTCGCACGCGCTCCGCCAGGTCGAACTGGATGCGCTTGAAGAGCGCTCGGGTCTCGTCTGCCTCCTCGAAGTAGCGGGCCGGGTCAGGCAGGAACCTGGCCAGATAGGGGCCCAGGGTGGTGAGGGTTCCGTTGCTGTAGCGCGTGGTGGAGGCACGCGCTAGCTGGGCCTCGAGGAGCTGCTGATTGGTGTCGAAGACACCACGAGGCAACAGGTCCTTCAGCACCACCACGCTGGTGTCACCATCGACGAGCTGCCCGAGCACGTGGGGACCCAGGCGTGCGCCAGGTCCCGCGGGGTAGACGACACTCTTCCAGCTTCCCATCTCTTGCATGTGCACGTTCTCCGTCCTCGCTCAATCAAGGGGAATTTCGAAAATCCGCTGGGGGGGCAATGGCTCCCAGCGCTCGGGGGGCCCGAGCGCGGGGATGATCTCCGAGGAGAAGATGAGGGACTCCGGCCCGACCAGCCGGTGCATGGTGAAGTAGCGAGGGCAGGGTGTCGGGGAGGGCGTCCAGTGAATGAGGTAGGCCCGTCTGGGATTGACCACGATGGCATTGCCCGAGGTGCCTCCGGGCGGCAGCGCTCTCAGCTTCTCGAGCGTGGTGTGCGCATCCAGCGAGTCATGCCGCGCGTCCACCACGTACTCGAAGTACTCCCCCGTATCGAAGTGGGAGCGCTCTCGCCCCAGCAGCGTGTACACCGAGGGCAGGTAACCATTGTGCATGAAGTACCAGGGGCCCGCCGGGCCGTGTTTCTCCAAGGGGTGGGTGAACTCCAGGCCCCGGGTGTGAGGCAGGGTGGCGTGGCGCACATGCAAGGCCATGAAGTTCGTCTCCACCTGGGCGATGGAAGACGCCTCCACACTGCGAGAGATGGGACGTGTGTCGCGGTGCACCGCCAGCCGGTGCGCGGCACCGGCCTCCCTCCACACCGCCCCCCAACCATTGGGATGGCAGCGGGTGGGACCCTCGTGGTCCGCCGTGTGGCCCTCGCTCATGGAGATGGCCGCGGAGACGAGGGAACGAGCGCGGAAGCGTCCCTGGGCCAGGATGAGACGGCACACGGTCAGGCTCCCAACCGCGCCGAGATGCAGCCGGCGAGAGCGTGGCGCACCGAGTCCAGGGTGCGGCCGTAGACGGTGATGCGGCCCGTGAATCCGACATGGCGCAGCTTGTCCGAGGCCAGGGTCTCCTCGTCCGCGGCGGGGCTGGAGGGAGCGGGGGGCGGAATGCGCCGCACTTCCCCTCGCACGCCCTGGGAGAGGAGCCGCTCGCCCGCGCGCAGCTCGTCCTCGGAGGTGCACGTCACCTGGCCCACGCAGGCGCCGGGGCCCTCGCGTACCGGAGCCAGCTCCGGAGCACGCTCGCCCAGGCAGGCCTCGAAGACCATGTCCGCCCACTTCATCCCGGTGGTCTTCTCCACCAGCGCCACGAGTCCTCCGCCGGAGAGGCGGAAACCCATCTCCACGAAGAAGGCACCGCGAGCGTTCTGGATGATGTCCACATGGAAGGGGCCCTGGCGGTAGCCAGTGGCGTCCAGACAGGCCTGGGCGAGCGCACGCAGGGCCGGAGCGGCCTGAGCCCCGTGGGTCGCCAGGTGACCGGCCTCCCGGAAGCCGCGCAGCCCGGTGTCTGGCGTCACCTCGTGGGTAATGAACTTCTCGCAGGTGGTGAGGAGGTAGGCGCGGCCCTCCCAGGCCAGGCCCTGGAGGGAGTGCTCACGCCCGTCGATGAACTCCTCGATGAGCACCCGGGTGAAAGGGCTTCCATCGTAATTGGCGAGCGCCCCCAGCCGCGTCAGGGCCTGGTCGCGCTGCGAGGCGTCCTCCACGAGGAAGACCCCCAGGCCTCCGCCACCGTTGGAGGGCTTGATGACCTGGGGGAATCCCACGCGAGACAGGGCTTCCGCGGCCTCCGGGGCACCCAGGGTGAAGCGGGCGTAGCGCGGCTGAAGTACCTCGGGGCGCTTGCGTGTGAGCGCGTCCCGCTGCCCCCACTTGTCCACCGGGCGGAAGGCGCCGTCCACCTGGTGGCCACGGGCGCGCGGCCCCAGCAGGGCCGCGAGGGTAAAGGCGCTGGAGACGTATCGCTCGAAGCCAGCCAGCACCAGGGCCGTCCCCGCGGAGTGCCCATGCGACTCCAGCGCCTGGAGGACCTCGTCCGCCCGCGCGGGGTGCGCCACCGGCAGCTCCTCGTCGAAAGGCCGGCGGCCGAGCTGCTGGCGCCAACGTAGATACGCGGGCGTCTCGATGAGCAGGGCGCGCATGCCTCTCTGGCGCGCGGCGTCGAGGTAGGGGTCCAACCCGTCCCGGGTCGCACCGACCTGGACGAAGACTCGTGGGGTGGGGGACTTGGAGGGGAGCAGCATGGGCAGGTCACCGGCCGGAGAGGAGCTCATTCACCACGGGCCCGTTGGCGGCGTGGCGCGTCTGGATGGTTCGCTTGTGCGGATCCCGCTCCAGGATGGCGCCGATGAGCCCCTTGTCCTCCTCGGGGCTCGCCGGGACGAGCGGGCGTTGGTAGAGGGTGCGAAGCTGCGAGAGGCTCAGGCCACTGAGCCGCTCCAGGGAGTGCTGGAGCCCACGGCTGGCAGCGTGCACCTCGCCTCCGCGCAGGAGCGCGTGGAGGTCCTCGAGGTGCCGGGCCAGCGAGGGCTGCTCGCGCGAGAGGTAGTGCGCCAGCCCTTGTCCCGTTCCCGCGAAGGGCGAGTAGACCATGCAGACGAGCTGCTCCTCGCTCAGCCCGAAGGAGTCCAGGGCGAAGGCCCCCATCGCGGTGCGCATCCGGGCCACGCCCGCCGCGTCCGCGTAGCGCTTCACCATCTCGTCGATGAGCGCCTGGGGAAACTGCTTGTGGCGCATCAGGCCGACCGCGAAGCTCACGTACTCCTGGATGCCCTCGGCATAGGTCCTCCCGTAGAGACGCTCACACTTGAGTCCCCGCAGGTGCGCCATCAGCGCCGGATTGCCGCAGTCCGACTCCGTGAAGCTGAAGGCGATGGCGTCGAACTCGAAGCCAAGGTACTCGGTGAGCAGCCTCCAGTGGCTCGCGGCGTCGTAGGCGGTGTCGTCGTAGATGGAGAAGAAGGCCATGCCCTGGCGCACGCCCTTCTCCACCCGCCGGGCGTG
This is a stretch of genomic DNA from Archangium violaceum. It encodes these proteins:
- a CDS encoding trifunctional serine/threonine-protein kinase/ATP-binding protein/sensor histidine kinase — its product is MLARIPQYKVLEVIHQGEMHTLYRASRLADGLPVVIKVPVTARTDSREVVRLERELVLIRRCQSSSHVVDAIELLQLPGIAALVLEDFQGRSLDRMLSGPLEIRAFLRLAISMASALADVHRHEIVHLDIKPANIIVNDATGEVKVTDFGIASTLPLEHRSFRPASTVEGTFAYLSPEQTGRMNRSVDHRSDLYSLGITFYEMLVGALPFSAEDVLGWFHCHLAVVPRQVCEVNASVPVALSRIVARLMAKAPEDRYQSAEGLKADLEQCAARWDSGAELAPFPLGAADALDWFRIPEKLYGRTDDVAALLDAFDRGLKVGRCALALVSGYSGVGKSSLVNEVFRPLVRERGLFASGKFDQLNTGGPYSVLMSALRQCTQQILAEGEAETAVWKERIQRALGPNGQLVVDLLPQLELIIGRQAPVEELGPAESLNRLHEVFAHFFGALSQDHRPLVLFLDDLQWVDPATLALLQHVIPHPDAGCLFVIGAYRDNEVTPSHPLMMALDSLRRAEVPITDIVLSPLGLEHIQQLVAETLHTDEARVLPLARLLVDRTGGNPFFLTQFLGTLHREKLLQFDVATREWVWELARIQAKGFTDNVVALMVAKLRELPPATLDALRVASCIGNTFDSEDVSGLVQESPKELEANLLDAVKERLILRFEHAYRFLHDRVQQAAYLLTPEEQRVRLHLRIGRMLRTRRPSAVFEIVNHLNLAAALIDGRDEAIELARLNLEAGESAMRSGAHAAALSYLAAGCDCVGEGGWESHYELTYALSFQQAQCQIISGQLGAAEAKISTLLTRARSRTEQANVHRLKVDLHGTRGEFPQAVEAALSCARLFGIELSPRPTPEALRATVQAMWDELARRKLESIADLPPMTDPEQRALLALFAAVLPPAYFINPDLHDLLACQMVGASLRHGNADVSVMGYVVFGQAIGHVLRKWREAVRLGALAVDLMDRRGIVGSRAKVCLVIGGFINHRVQHLRDVLPLFQVSWSAAREAGELTFASYSSMNMVVFRFMMGDHLEDVIAEAETSMDFTRRTRNDAIWVPIADLREVVECLRQKTEPPPVPPDVGTGLRAVPFISFMFYRYRLLCGLIYGDTPGAVEMARKGRDFLASYTGQIGVAEYHYHTALALARHHDAVPPEVQREYLGQIEDNLAVLQEWAETGPENHAHAHALISAELARLRGNVGEAMRLYEDAIRQARENGFIQNEALAYEVASEFYRARGIETVALAHLREARRAYLQWGAHGKVKQLDMKYPHLVRSGASTTSGGTSPATDEAFNLMTVVKAQQAISREIVLEGLLKTLMCILIESAGAERGCLLLSRDDTLFVEAWAEVEQEEIKVDAARVPIEGSDRLPLSIVSYVKRSLESLILADADADSRFASDEYVVRTKPRSILCMPVMGQAKLAGVLYLENRLAAGVFTPSRLAVLEVLASQASISLANAKLYASVQQAEEALRRSHDELERRVEERARELRRAQAELLDTARRAGRAEIAADVLHNAGNILNSVNTSAGLVASKLRQFHVSKLARAAALLQEHAADIGEFLVKDEAGKRLPTYLTLLAETMREDLDFTLGEVDSMVASVEHLNEVVRTQQAYVGVLEAAELIHPEDLLENALRMNTPALEPLRVRIIKDYAALPALLLQRSRVVQILANLISNAAWALSESEREAKWIRLEIEVKGEQSLRISVGDNGVGIAPENVGKLFRPGFSTRKDGHGFGLHSSALTAKAMGGSILVESEGPGRGALFTLELPLVKPPS
- a CDS encoding YbaK/EbsC family protein → MKSVISTNTAQLETVEASSDVHEQLITLLQHHNATFRVMEHPPEGQTELASLLRGHSLSQAAKSLVLMVKQGKRVSRYFLCVVPGDYRVDMAMVKRLVSGTYAALAPANHAERLTGCTMGAVPPVSLHPDLELLVDPKLLENQEIVFNSGRLDRSIFLARDCYVRIFKPWVSRIT
- a CDS encoding class II glutamine amidotransferase, which produces MCRLILAQGRFRARSLVSAAISMSEGHTADHEGPTRCHPNGWGAVWREAGAAHRLAVHRDTRPISRSVEASSIAQVETNFMALHVRHATLPHTRGLEFTHPLEKHGPAGPWYFMHNGYLPSVYTLLGRERSHFDTGEYFEYVVDARHDSLDAHTTLEKLRALPPGGTSGNAIVVNPRRAYLIHWTPSPTPCPRYFTMHRLVGPESLIFSSEIIPALGPPERWEPLPPQRIFEIPLD
- a CDS encoding ATP-grasp domain-containing protein; the encoded protein is MLLPSKSPTPRVFVQVGATRDGLDPYLDAARQRGMRALLIETPAYLRWRQQLGRRPFDEELPVAHPARADEVLQALESHGHSAGTALVLAGFERYVSSAFTLAALLGPRARGHQVDGAFRPVDKWGQRDALTRKRPEVLQPRYARFTLGAPEAAEALSRVGFPQVIKPSNGGGGLGVFLVEDASQRDQALTRLGALANYDGSPFTRVLIEEFIDGREHSLQGLAWEGRAYLLTTCEKFITHEVTPDTGLRGFREAGHLATHGAQAAPALRALAQACLDATGYRQGPFHVDIIQNARGAFFVEMGFRLSGGGLVALVEKTTGMKWADMVFEACLGERAPELAPVREGPGACVGQVTCTSEDELRAGERLLSQGVRGEVRRIPPPAPSSPAADEETLASDKLRHVGFTGRITVYGRTLDSVRHALAGCISARLGA